From Achromobacter spanius, a single genomic window includes:
- a CDS encoding SDR family oxidoreductase, producing the protein MDLELAGKRVLITGASKGIGLACAIAFAREGAEPILVARDDAALHGATAAIREQTGRQAGAVTLDLAQTGAAERLCKETGPVDILVNNAGAVPGGALDQVQDERWRAGWELKVHGYISLARHCYPAMRDAGSGVIANIIGMAGSAPRADYICGAAANASLIAFTRALGGESPRHGVRVFGVNPSRTRTDRVLTLARQRAQARWGDESRWQETLSDLPFGRLMEPGEVADMIVFGASPRAGYLSGTVIDLDGGEQYATHGR; encoded by the coding sequence ATGGATCTGGAGCTGGCGGGTAAACGCGTACTCATCACGGGTGCCTCCAAGGGCATCGGCCTGGCGTGCGCCATCGCGTTCGCGCGGGAAGGCGCCGAGCCGATACTGGTTGCGCGCGACGATGCCGCATTGCATGGCGCCACGGCAGCCATCCGCGAGCAGACGGGACGGCAGGCGGGCGCGGTCACGCTGGACCTGGCGCAGACCGGCGCAGCCGAACGTCTTTGCAAGGAGACGGGTCCCGTCGATATTCTGGTGAACAATGCCGGCGCCGTGCCGGGCGGCGCGCTGGATCAGGTTCAGGACGAACGCTGGCGCGCGGGCTGGGAATTGAAGGTGCATGGCTACATCAGCCTGGCGCGCCACTGCTATCCGGCGATGCGCGACGCGGGATCCGGCGTCATCGCCAACATCATCGGCATGGCGGGCTCGGCACCGCGCGCCGATTACATCTGCGGTGCGGCGGCCAACGCCTCGCTCATTGCGTTCACGCGTGCGCTGGGCGGCGAATCGCCGCGCCACGGCGTGCGGGTGTTCGGCGTCAATCCGTCACGCACGCGCACCGACCGCGTGCTGACGCTGGCACGGCAACGCGCGCAGGCGCGCTGGGGAGATGAATCGCGCTGGCAGGAAACCCTGTCGGACCTGCCCTTCGGGCGGCTGATGGAACCGGGCGAGGTGGCCGACATGATCGTCTTTGGCGCCTCGCCGCGCGCGGGCTATCTGAGCGGCACCGTGATCGACCTGGACGGCGGCGAACAATACGCCACGCACGGGCGCTGA
- a CDS encoding 2OG-Fe(II) oxygenase, which produces MTTPTSRPLGEYDWTRIAQDLNAQGWALLPALYAPDDARTLARTKALSEPLPPPMTSLRTDLYTRLLPVARAWASALDAEVSYPENLPAYIQQNRQSGQTRSLSTIQRLHAPGYQPLLQHADGASVFPLRLIVLLSEPGVDFTGGELVMTEQRPRMQSRPMVLPLGLGDGAVFATSHRPVSGTQGIYRVTERQAISRVRSGERVGLDVMLHDAP; this is translated from the coding sequence ATGACCACGCCCACCTCTCGCCCGCTCGGCGAATACGACTGGACACGCATTGCGCAAGACCTGAATGCGCAGGGCTGGGCGCTGCTGCCCGCGCTCTACGCGCCGGACGATGCGCGCACGCTGGCTCGGACGAAAGCCCTGTCCGAACCCCTGCCGCCACCAATGACCAGCCTGCGCACCGATCTCTACACGCGCCTGCTACCGGTGGCTCGCGCGTGGGCAAGCGCATTGGACGCGGAAGTCTCCTACCCAGAAAATCTGCCCGCCTACATCCAGCAGAACCGCCAATCAGGTCAAACGCGCAGCCTCTCCACGATCCAGCGCCTGCACGCCCCCGGCTACCAGCCGCTGCTGCAGCATGCCGACGGCGCCAGCGTGTTTCCGTTGCGGCTGATCGTGCTGCTGTCCGAGCCCGGCGTGGACTTTACGGGCGGCGAACTTGTCATGACCGAGCAGCGCCCGCGCATGCAGTCGCGCCCGATGGTGCTGCCGCTGGGCCTGGGCGATGGAGCAGTATTCGCGACGTCGCATCGCCCCGTGTCGGGCACGCAGGGCATCTACCGCGTCACGGAACGCCAGGCCATCAGCCGCGTGCGCAGTGGTGAACGCGTCGGCCTTGACGTGATGCTGCACGACGCGCCGTAA
- a CDS encoding HAD family hydrolase, with protein MTDFPFDAVLFDCDGVLVDSEPITSRVLTEMLNELGWGITHAETMQIFTGKAVKDELPLIEARTGATIDQAWFDQFRQRRNDALDRDLVEIPGAPDAVRALHEALNGRIAVASGADRRKVELQLAKVGIADCFEGRVFSGHEMPRSKPFPDVYLAAAQALGVDPARCAIVEDTVTGATAGVAAGATVFGYSPGEPGHSGAQALRNVGVSHVFTDMRELPALLSGWRAASA; from the coding sequence ATGACTGATTTTCCCTTTGATGCCGTGCTGTTCGACTGCGACGGCGTTCTGGTCGATTCCGAACCCATCACCAGCCGCGTGCTGACCGAGATGCTCAATGAATTGGGCTGGGGCATCACGCACGCCGAGACGATGCAGATCTTCACCGGGAAGGCAGTCAAGGACGAGCTGCCGCTGATCGAGGCGCGCACCGGCGCCACGATCGATCAAGCGTGGTTCGACCAGTTCCGCCAGCGCCGCAACGACGCGCTGGACCGTGACCTCGTCGAAATCCCCGGCGCGCCCGATGCCGTGCGCGCGCTGCACGAAGCGCTGAATGGACGCATTGCCGTGGCGTCGGGCGCGGACCGCCGCAAGGTCGAGCTGCAACTGGCCAAGGTGGGCATTGCGGACTGCTTCGAGGGCCGCGTCTTTAGCGGTCACGAAATGCCGCGCAGCAAGCCGTTCCCGGACGTATACCTGGCGGCCGCGCAGGCGCTGGGCGTGGATCCGGCGCGCTGCGCGATCGTCGAGGATACGGTCACCGGCGCAACGGCGGGCGTGGCCGCCGGCGCCACGGTGTTCGGCTACAGCCCGGGCGAACCGGGCCACAGCGGCGCACAGGCGCTGCGCAACGTGGGCGTGTCGCACGTGTTCACGGACATGCGCGAATTGCCGGCGCTGCTGTCGGGCTGGCGGGCGGCTAGCGCCTGA